A genomic region of Thiohalospira halophila DSM 15071 contains the following coding sequences:
- the pilO gene encoding type IV pilus inner membrane component PilO: MALSDLNNIEIDLATAHRWPRGVRLLLAGMGTAVVLVLAGLFLLRPAWSDLTAAEAREEKLLERYADRRALAADLPRHRQRMEAIRDLYRDLLERLPRGSEMARLLTRISEAGRSAGLRFERFEPLPEVPDEFYAEAPVRLRLSGTFTEFGHFVQALVELPRVVTIGDVTIETNEEGEGVTIEMTARTYRYRGGEEET; encoded by the coding sequence ATGGCCCTGAGTGACCTGAATAATATCGAGATCGACCTGGCGACGGCGCACCGCTGGCCCCGCGGTGTCCGGCTGCTGCTGGCCGGGATGGGGACCGCCGTGGTCCTGGTGCTCGCCGGCCTCTTCCTGTTGCGGCCGGCCTGGTCGGATCTCACCGCCGCCGAGGCCCGGGAGGAAAAGCTGCTGGAGCGCTACGCCGACCGGCGGGCGCTGGCGGCGGATCTGCCGCGCCACCGGCAGCGCATGGAGGCCATCCGCGACCTCTACCGCGATCTCCTCGAGCGCCTCCCCAGGGGCAGCGAGATGGCCCGCCTCCTCACCCGGATCTCCGAGGCCGGCCGGTCCGCCGGCCTGCGCTTCGAGCGCTTCGAACCCCTCCCCGAGGTGCCGGACGAGTTCTACGCCGAGGCGCCGGTCCGGCTCCGCCTGAGCGGGACCTTCACCGAGTTCGGCCATTTCGTCCAGGCGCTGGTGGAGCTGCCGCGGGTGGTCACCATCGGTGACGTCACTATCGAGACCAACGAGGAGGGGGAAGGGGTCACTATCGAGATGACCGCGCGAACCTATCGCTACCGTGGCGGGGAGGAAGAGACGTGA
- the pilM gene encoding type IV pilus assembly protein PilM, whose amino-acid sequence MGSTPLLGVDIGTSAVKVVALPRRHSPRWSVVPLPDGVVSEKQVQQPEAVATALRTALGELGRPPRRAALAVGGAAVMTREWRLPANLEEEELEARVREEAASALPFDPASVYLDFQVLGPDPDDAGLCQVLLAASRADQVDGRLAAAREAGLRPLLVDLESFALEQSAAAMAGEGEAVAVADIGATSMTLALAGGGGHHFSRSQALSGTPLATALSSARGMTRVEAENALRQGEVPADDLVTPFVEAVAAQLNRLLPLAADQAGRGADRLLLAGGGALTPGIAAALRDALDLPVALARPLSRKGDEAPAGLRGMEPALAVAAALGRRRPL is encoded by the coding sequence ATGGGCTCTACCCCCCTTCTGGGGGTCGATATCGGGACCAGTGCGGTCAAGGTGGTGGCGCTGCCGCGCCGTCATTCGCCGCGCTGGTCCGTCGTCCCCCTCCCCGACGGCGTCGTCAGCGAGAAACAGGTTCAGCAGCCGGAGGCGGTCGCCACTGCGCTGCGGACCGCGCTGGGCGAACTCGGCCGCCCCCCTCGCCGGGCCGCCCTGGCCGTGGGCGGGGCGGCGGTGATGACTCGCGAATGGCGCCTCCCCGCCAATCTGGAGGAGGAGGAGCTGGAGGCGCGGGTCCGGGAGGAGGCGGCGAGTGCCCTCCCCTTCGACCCGGCCAGCGTCTACCTCGACTTCCAGGTGCTCGGGCCCGATCCCGACGATGCCGGCCTGTGCCAGGTCCTGCTGGCGGCCTCGCGGGCCGACCAGGTAGACGGCCGCCTCGCCGCCGCCCGTGAGGCCGGTTTGCGCCCCTTGCTGGTGGACCTGGAATCCTTCGCCCTGGAGCAGTCCGCCGCCGCCATGGCCGGGGAGGGGGAAGCCGTGGCGGTGGCCGACATCGGGGCCACCAGCATGACCCTCGCCCTGGCCGGAGGCGGCGGACACCACTTCAGCCGGTCCCAGGCCCTTTCCGGGACTCCTCTGGCGACGGCCCTGTCCAGTGCCCGCGGCATGACCCGCGTCGAGGCCGAAAACGCCCTGCGCCAGGGAGAGGTGCCCGCAGACGATTTGGTCACCCCCTTTGTCGAGGCGGTAGCCGCCCAGCTCAATCGCCTCCTCCCGCTGGCTGCCGACCAGGCCGGCCGTGGCGCGGATCGCCTGCTCCTCGCCGGCGGCGGTGCGTTGACTCCCGGGATCGCCGCCGCGCTCCGGGATGCCCTCGACCTCCCCGTGGCCCTGGCGCGGCCCCTCTCCCGGAAGGGGGACGAGGCCCCCGCCGGCCTGCGCGGGATGGAGCCGGCCCTGGCCGTGGCCGCTGCCCTGGGACGACGGAGGCCCCTATGA
- a CDS encoding penicillin-binding protein 1A, whose product MSSLVRYSRRLVLGLALLYVAAVAAGFAAYAHLAPGLPAHAELQDIELQVPLRVYSRDGVLMAEYGSQRRIPLERDEIPPLMIRAVMAAEDNRFYEHPGVDYLGLLRAAANLAATGEKSQGGSTITMQVARNFFLTREKTYLRKFREILLAFKMERELDKGTILELYLNKIYLGNRAYGVGAAAEVYYGLGVDELNPAQMAMIAGLPKAPSRYNPLTGSERALIRRNYVLDRMHALGYLPTNRWQEARAFRDNARYHGAEASLHAPWVAELARREMVARHGEGAYTGGYRVYTTVESRLQEAANQALSNGIHDYSFRHGYRGPVERRELQLDGPLRYWLATADSPGPLELRPPQLQQWRDWLDEIRLPRDLEPGLVLAVEERSARVLTREGNLDTIPWRGLAWARPYRDTNSTGPAPDTAADVVAVGDIVRLRPLGEGRWHLANRPEVQGALVSLHPDDGSVLALTGGYDFSRSKYNRVTQARRQPGSNFKPFIYSAALEHGFTPASIINDAPVVLEDSALEGVWAPENYSGRFFGPTRLRTGLVKSRNLISIRLLRAMGIRYAINHATRFGFDRERLPRDLTLALGSGAITPLELATGFTVFANGGYRVDAHFLQRIEDRDGRILYEANPERVCPDCDEAVPDGLRGAEHLVARIGLPGLPVPEPRAERPAERVLPPGNVYQMNAMLRDVVKEGTGQGALALGRDDLAGKTGTTNQQVDAWFTGFNHAVATTAWVGFDSPRPLGRRETGARAALPMWRDYMRVALAGVPEKELERPSGMVTVRIDPETGQLAGPDNEEAIFETFRPGHVPEPSSEGNGSNSDDDVQRSLF is encoded by the coding sequence ATGTCCTCTCTGGTCCGCTATTCCCGTCGCCTGGTCCTCGGCCTGGCCCTCCTCTACGTCGCCGCCGTGGCCGCCGGCTTCGCCGCCTATGCGCACCTCGCGCCCGGGCTGCCCGCCCATGCCGAGCTGCAGGACATCGAGCTCCAGGTGCCCCTGCGCGTCTACAGCCGCGACGGCGTCCTCATGGCGGAGTACGGCAGTCAGCGCCGGATCCCGCTGGAACGCGACGAGATCCCCCCGCTCATGATCCGGGCGGTCATGGCCGCCGAGGACAACCGCTTCTACGAGCATCCCGGGGTGGACTACCTGGGCCTGCTCCGGGCGGCGGCCAACCTCGCCGCCACCGGGGAGAAGAGCCAGGGGGGCAGCACCATCACCATGCAGGTGGCGCGCAACTTCTTCCTGACGCGGGAGAAGACCTACCTGCGCAAGTTCCGGGAGATCCTGCTCGCCTTCAAGATGGAGCGGGAGCTGGACAAGGGGACCATCCTCGAGCTCTACCTCAACAAGATCTACCTGGGTAACCGCGCCTACGGGGTCGGGGCGGCGGCGGAGGTCTACTACGGCCTCGGCGTGGACGAACTCAACCCGGCACAGATGGCGATGATCGCCGGACTGCCCAAGGCGCCCTCCCGCTACAACCCGCTCACCGGGAGCGAGCGGGCACTCATCCGGCGCAATTACGTCCTCGACCGCATGCACGCCCTGGGCTACCTGCCGACCAATCGCTGGCAGGAGGCGCGCGCCTTCCGCGACAACGCCAGGTATCACGGCGCGGAAGCGAGCCTGCACGCCCCCTGGGTGGCCGAGCTCGCCCGCCGGGAGATGGTGGCGCGCCACGGCGAGGGCGCCTACACCGGCGGCTACCGCGTCTACACCACGGTGGAGAGCCGGCTCCAGGAGGCGGCCAACCAGGCCCTGTCCAACGGCATCCACGACTATTCCTTCCGCCACGGCTACCGGGGTCCGGTGGAGCGGCGCGAGCTGCAGCTGGATGGTCCGCTACGGTACTGGCTGGCCACCGCCGACAGCCCCGGCCCGCTGGAGCTGCGCCCGCCGCAGCTCCAGCAGTGGCGCGACTGGCTGGACGAGATCCGCCTGCCCCGGGATCTCGAACCGGGACTGGTGCTGGCGGTGGAAGAGCGCTCGGCGCGGGTCCTCACCCGGGAAGGCAACCTGGATACCATCCCGTGGCGAGGCCTAGCCTGGGCGCGCCCCTACCGCGATACCAACAGCACCGGGCCGGCCCCGGACACCGCGGCGGACGTCGTGGCGGTGGGCGATATCGTTCGCCTGCGCCCGCTGGGTGAGGGCCGCTGGCATCTGGCCAACAGGCCCGAGGTCCAGGGAGCCCTGGTCTCCCTGCACCCGGACGACGGCAGCGTCCTGGCCCTGACCGGCGGCTACGACTTCAGCCGCAGCAAGTACAACCGGGTGACCCAGGCGCGCCGGCAGCCGGGCTCCAACTTCAAGCCCTTCATCTACTCCGCGGCGCTGGAGCACGGCTTCACTCCCGCGAGCATCATCAACGATGCGCCGGTGGTCCTGGAGGACTCGGCCCTGGAGGGGGTCTGGGCGCCGGAGAACTACAGCGGCCGCTTCTTCGGCCCCACCCGGCTGCGTACCGGTCTGGTCAAATCGCGCAACCTCATCTCCATCCGCCTGCTGCGCGCCATGGGGATCCGCTACGCCATCAACCACGCCACCCGTTTCGGCTTCGACCGCGAGCGCCTGCCCCGGGACCTGACCCTGGCCCTGGGCAGCGGCGCCATAACCCCGCTCGAACTGGCCACCGGTTTCACGGTCTTCGCCAACGGCGGCTACCGGGTGGACGCCCACTTCCTCCAGCGTATCGAGGACCGCGACGGGCGCATCCTCTACGAGGCCAACCCGGAGCGGGTCTGCCCCGACTGCGACGAGGCCGTCCCCGACGGTCTGCGAGGGGCGGAGCACCTGGTCGCCCGGATCGGCCTGCCGGGACTGCCGGTCCCCGAGCCCCGGGCCGAACGGCCCGCCGAACGGGTGCTGCCGCCGGGGAACGTCTACCAGATGAATGCCATGCTGCGGGATGTGGTCAAGGAGGGGACCGGCCAAGGGGCGCTGGCCCTGGGCCGTGACGACCTGGCCGGCAAGACCGGGACCACCAACCAGCAGGTGGACGCCTGGTTCACCGGCTTCAACCACGCCGTGGCGACCACCGCATGGGTGGGCTTCGACAGCCCCCGCCCGCTGGGTCGGCGCGAGACCGGCGCCCGGGCCGCGCTGCCCATGTGGCGGGACTACATGCGGGTCGCCCTGGCCGGGGTCCCGGAGAAGGAGCTGGAGCGCCCCTCGGGCATGGTCACGGTGCGCATCGACCCGGAGACCGGTCAGCTGGCCGGTCCGGACAACGAGGAGGCGATCTTCGAGACCTTCCGCCCGGGCCACGTCCCGGAGCCGAGCAGCGAGGGCAATGGCTCCAATTCTGACGACGACGTCCAGCGTTCGCTCTTCTAG
- a CDS encoding pilus assembly protein PilP, whose translation MTRYRSILAALVVLLLGACADPDLEELEARMASMESEARGEVAPLPTLNEPDPPAFATEGRNPMERPGGSEAATPDGAEGPGPEDGRKPDPLESYSLEGLRMVGTMGSGERRVALVEDPEGRLHSVAEGDYMGRNHGRVERITATTIELREWEEASDGWQQRNNTVTRDHARNGQEP comes from the coding sequence GTGACCCGGTACCGTTCGATCCTGGCAGCGCTGGTGGTCCTGTTGCTCGGCGCCTGCGCCGATCCCGATCTCGAGGAGCTGGAGGCCCGCATGGCCAGCATGGAGAGCGAGGCGCGGGGCGAGGTGGCCCCGCTGCCGACCCTGAACGAGCCCGACCCGCCCGCCTTCGCCACCGAGGGGCGCAATCCCATGGAGCGCCCCGGCGGGAGCGAGGCGGCTACTCCCGATGGCGCCGAGGGGCCGGGCCCCGAGGATGGGCGCAAGCCGGATCCCCTGGAGAGCTACAGCCTGGAGGGTCTGCGAATGGTGGGGACCATGGGTTCCGGTGAACGGCGGGTCGCCCTGGTGGAGGACCCCGAGGGCCGGCTCCACTCGGTGGCCGAGGGTGATTACATGGGGCGGAATCACGGCCGCGTGGAGCGGATCACCGCCACCACCATCGAGTTGCGCGAATGGGAAGAGGCCAGTGACGGCTGGCAGCAACGGAACAACACCGTTACGCGCGACCACGCGCGTAACGGTCAGGAACCCTGA
- a CDS encoding WGR domain-containing protein, whose protein sequence is MRIYMQTPPVEGKNPRFYQLLLQPDLLGGWNLVRESGPQGGRGQVRSEHFNTREEAEAALQRRRDDQAKRGYRVVFTRGEEQP, encoded by the coding sequence ATGCGGATCTATATGCAGACGCCGCCCGTCGAGGGTAAGAACCCCCGTTTCTACCAGCTGCTTCTGCAGCCCGACCTGCTCGGGGGCTGGAACCTGGTCCGGGAGTCCGGCCCCCAGGGCGGGCGCGGGCAGGTCCGCAGCGAGCACTTCAACACCCGCGAGGAGGCCGAGGCGGCGCTGCAGCGCCGCCGGGACGACCAGGCCAAGCGTGGCTACCGGGTCGTCTTCACCCGCGGCGAGGAGCAGCCCTGA
- the rho gene encoding transcription termination factor Rho produces MNLTELKRTTAAELIKQAEEMNLEGLSRARKQDVIVAMLKAHAERGEDIYGDGVLEILQDGFGFLRSADGSYLAGPDDIYVSPSQIRRFNLRTGDNIAGKIRPPKEGERYFALLKVEEINFERPEHSKNKVLFENLTPLHATERMQMEVGNGSTEDITPRVIDLIAPIGKGQRGLVVSPPKAGKTLMLQQIAQSITQNHPEVFLIVLLIDERPEEVTEMERSVRGEVVSSTFDEPATRHVQVAEMVIERAKRLVEHKTDVVILLDSITRLARAYNTTIPSSGKVLTGGVDANALHRPKRFFGAARNIEEGGSLSILATALVETGSRMDEVIFEEFKGTGNLELHLDRRIAEKRIFPAININRSGTRREELLTKPDELQKMWVLRKLLNPMDEVAAMEFLHDKLKATKTNDQFFDSMKR; encoded by the coding sequence ATGAATCTGACCGAACTCAAGCGCACCACCGCGGCCGAGCTCATCAAGCAGGCCGAGGAGATGAACCTGGAGGGGCTCTCCCGGGCCCGCAAGCAGGACGTCATCGTCGCCATGCTCAAGGCGCACGCCGAGCGCGGCGAGGACATCTACGGCGACGGGGTGCTGGAGATCCTCCAGGACGGGTTCGGCTTCCTCCGCTCGGCGGACGGCTCCTACCTGGCGGGGCCGGACGACATCTACGTTTCCCCCAGCCAGATCCGGCGCTTCAACCTGCGCACGGGGGACAACATCGCCGGCAAGATCCGGCCGCCCAAGGAGGGGGAGCGCTACTTCGCCCTGCTCAAGGTCGAGGAGATCAACTTCGAGCGGCCGGAGCACTCCAAGAACAAGGTCCTGTTCGAGAATCTGACTCCACTGCACGCCACGGAGCGCATGCAGATGGAGGTGGGAAACGGCTCCACCGAGGACATTACCCCCCGGGTCATCGACCTCATCGCTCCCATCGGCAAGGGCCAGCGCGGCCTGGTGGTCTCTCCGCCCAAGGCGGGCAAGACCCTGATGCTGCAGCAGATCGCCCAGTCCATCACGCAGAACCACCCCGAGGTATTCCTCATCGTCCTGCTCATCGACGAGCGGCCCGAGGAGGTCACGGAGATGGAGCGGTCGGTGCGCGGCGAGGTGGTCTCCTCCACCTTCGACGAGCCGGCGACCCGCCACGTGCAGGTGGCGGAGATGGTCATCGAGCGGGCCAAGCGGCTGGTGGAGCACAAGACCGACGTGGTCATCCTGCTGGACTCCATTACCCGTCTGGCGCGGGCCTACAACACCACGATCCCCTCCTCGGGCAAGGTGCTTACCGGCGGCGTGGACGCCAACGCCCTGCACCGGCCCAAGCGCTTCTTCGGCGCGGCGCGGAACATCGAGGAGGGCGGCAGCCTGAGCATCCTCGCCACCGCCCTGGTGGAGACCGGGTCGCGCATGGACGAGGTCATCTTCGAGGAGTTCAAGGGCACCGGTAACCTGGAGCTGCACCTGGACCGGCGCATCGCCGAGAAGCGGATCTTCCCGGCCATCAACATCAACCGCTCCGGCACCCGGCGCGAGGAGCTGCTCACCAAGCCGGACGAGCTGCAGAAGATGTGGGTGCTGCGCAAGCTGCTCAATCCCATGGACGAGGTGGCGGCCATGGAATTCCTCCACGACAAGCTCAAGGCCACCAAGACCAACGACCAGTTCTTCGACTCGATGAAGCGCTGA
- the rpmE gene encoding 50S ribosomal protein L31 — translation MKADIHPRYQEINVSCSCGNSFKTRSTASEDLHVDVCAECHPFYTGKQRLVDTAGRVDKFRQKYGM, via the coding sequence ATGAAAGCGGATATCCATCCCCGGTATCAGGAAATCAATGTGAGCTGCAGCTGCGGCAACAGCTTCAAGACCCGCTCCACGGCTTCGGAGGACCTCCACGTGGACGTCTGCGCCGAGTGCCACCCCTTCTACACCGGCAAGCAGCGGCTGGTGGACACCGCCGGGCGCGTGGACAAGTTCCGCCAGAAGTACGGCATGTAA
- the pilQ gene encoding type IV pilus secretin PilQ has translation MRRAILTSLALLGAGASQAAELTGVRATDEGLHLALDGSAEPTSFTLADPHRVVVDLPGTGSSVQRHPEVAEGTVRDLRVIEAGGRTRVIATLPGPHAHRLRTTEEGVRLALGRVGQDPGPGEPETGDTDIGTSAAGESNADEAGPSTAEARLEGVDFRRGEAGAGELKLALSGPGGEVDIRRHEAGYRLFIDGAEVPEGQRRRYDVRDFATPVERVDVRQRQGGAHLLVHAEGETEHRLHRLDGELTLAVSPRADEEPAQAEEDGEAAYTGDHLSFDVRDADIRSLLFRIGEFTGLNMVVSDSVQGKLTMHLENVPWDQALDHILTLKGLGMRQDGDVRIIAPQQELLDTESKRLKAEQRRDELVPLEKTTLQVNYAKAADIASTLRSEEGGMLSERGSVRVDERTNKILIRDTPANLRSARELVEELDVPVQQVMIETRIVIANDDFSEDLGTRFGASHVSDTNGGVSTAISGSASGTGSAIGENNTGGNDAVTSIGGGDRMAVDLPVSNPAGQLAVSVLDGDTLLDLELSALQAENEGEIVSNPRVITANQHEAVIEQGVEIPYQEASSSGATSVSFKKAVLSLGVTPQITPDGRIIMDLEISKDSVGEVFNGVPSVDTREVTTQALVTNGETVVLGGIYETEQSREVEKVPLLGDLPLLGRLFRHTREVNAKAELLIFVTPRLLEGEPTREPVADQRLDL, from the coding sequence ATGCGGCGAGCCATCCTGACATCCCTGGCGCTGCTCGGCGCGGGCGCGAGCCAGGCCGCGGAGCTGACCGGCGTCCGGGCGACGGACGAGGGACTCCATCTCGCTCTCGACGGGTCGGCGGAGCCCACCTCCTTCACCCTGGCCGACCCCCATCGGGTGGTGGTGGACCTGCCGGGGACCGGCAGCAGTGTCCAGCGGCATCCGGAGGTCGCGGAAGGTACGGTCCGCGATCTGCGGGTCATCGAGGCCGGCGGGCGGACCCGGGTCATCGCGACCCTGCCAGGGCCCCACGCCCACCGTCTGCGCACCACCGAGGAGGGGGTCCGGCTCGCCCTGGGCCGGGTCGGCCAGGACCCCGGCCCCGGGGAACCCGAAACCGGGGATACGGATATCGGGACATCGGCCGCTGGCGAATCCAATGCCGACGAGGCGGGACCGTCCACTGCCGAGGCCCGGCTGGAGGGGGTCGACTTCCGTCGTGGCGAGGCAGGGGCGGGGGAGTTGAAACTGGCGCTTTCCGGTCCCGGCGGCGAAGTCGATATCCGCCGTCACGAGGCCGGCTACCGCCTCTTCATCGACGGTGCCGAGGTCCCCGAGGGCCAGCGGCGGCGCTACGACGTACGCGATTTCGCCACGCCGGTAGAGCGGGTGGATGTGCGCCAGCGCCAGGGCGGAGCCCACCTGCTCGTCCACGCCGAGGGCGAGACCGAACACCGCCTCCATCGCCTGGACGGGGAGCTGACCCTGGCGGTCTCTCCTCGGGCCGACGAGGAGCCAGCGCAGGCGGAGGAAGACGGGGAGGCGGCCTATACCGGGGACCACCTGTCCTTCGACGTCCGGGATGCCGATATCCGCAGCCTGCTCTTCCGGATCGGCGAGTTCACCGGGCTGAACATGGTGGTCAGTGACTCCGTGCAGGGCAAGTTGACCATGCACCTGGAGAATGTCCCCTGGGACCAGGCACTGGACCACATCCTCACCCTCAAGGGTCTGGGCATGCGTCAGGACGGCGATGTCCGGATTATCGCCCCGCAGCAGGAGCTGCTCGATACCGAGAGCAAACGTCTGAAAGCGGAGCAGCGGCGGGACGAGCTGGTACCGCTGGAGAAGACCACCCTCCAGGTCAACTACGCCAAGGCCGCCGATATCGCCTCCACGCTGCGCTCCGAGGAGGGCGGCATGCTCTCGGAGCGCGGCTCGGTCCGGGTGGATGAGCGGACCAACAAGATCCTGATCCGGGATACCCCGGCCAACCTCCGCTCCGCCCGGGAGCTGGTGGAAGAGCTGGATGTGCCGGTGCAGCAGGTCATGATCGAGACCCGGATCGTCATCGCCAACGACGACTTCAGCGAGGACCTGGGAACCCGTTTCGGTGCCAGCCATGTCAGTGACACGAACGGTGGTGTTTCCACCGCCATTTCCGGGAGTGCTTCGGGCACGGGCAGCGCTATTGGTGAGAACAATACCGGTGGTAATGATGCCGTTACCAGTATAGGCGGGGGCGATCGAATGGCCGTGGACCTGCCGGTGAGCAATCCCGCCGGCCAGCTCGCCGTCTCGGTACTCGACGGCGATACCCTCCTGGATCTGGAGCTCTCCGCCCTCCAGGCGGAGAACGAGGGGGAGATCGTCTCCAACCCTCGGGTGATCACGGCCAACCAGCACGAGGCGGTCATCGAGCAGGGCGTGGAGATCCCCTACCAGGAGGCGAGCTCCAGCGGTGCCACCTCCGTCTCCTTCAAGAAGGCGGTTCTGAGCCTCGGGGTGACGCCGCAGATCACCCCGGATGGCCGTATCATCATGGATCTGGAGATCAGCAAGGACAGCGTGGGCGAGGTCTTCAACGGCGTACCCAGCGTGGATACCCGCGAGGTTACCACCCAGGCCCTAGTAACCAACGGCGAGACCGTCGTTCTCGGCGGGATCTACGAGACCGAGCAGAGTCGCGAGGTGGAGAAGGTCCCGCTGCTGGGGGACCTGCCGTTGCTGGGCCGCCTCTTTCGCCATACCCGGGAGGTCAACGCCAAGGCGGAGCTGCTGATCTTCGTCACGCCGAGACTGCTGGAGGGGGAGCCCACCCGGGAGCCGGTGGCCGACCAGCGGCTGGACCTCTGA
- a CDS encoding PilN domain-containing protein, protein MTHAVNLLPWRAERRRRERLRVLLLIAGAPLLAALVAGGAWLQLAAWQSAQAERNDYLERAIGEVEERLDEVTRLREERERIEQRMAVLEGLVVRRAQPLRWLNGLVDAVPEAVVIDSLRVHQGAMEVVGEARANDAISLFMNSLERAAAFRAPRLEFIEETGEDAYRFRLHVPLRGTTGTGEGTDGPE, encoded by the coding sequence ATGACGCACGCGGTGAACCTTCTCCCCTGGCGGGCGGAACGCCGTCGGCGCGAACGGCTGCGCGTACTCCTCCTGATCGCCGGGGCCCCACTGCTGGCGGCGCTTGTAGCCGGGGGCGCCTGGTTGCAACTGGCGGCCTGGCAGTCCGCCCAGGCCGAGCGGAATGACTACCTGGAGCGCGCCATCGGAGAGGTGGAAGAGCGTCTGGACGAGGTGACCCGCCTGCGCGAGGAGCGCGAGCGCATCGAGCAACGGATGGCGGTCCTGGAAGGCCTGGTGGTTCGGCGTGCGCAGCCCCTGCGGTGGCTCAATGGCCTGGTCGATGCGGTGCCCGAGGCCGTGGTCATCGATTCCCTGCGCGTGCACCAGGGCGCCATGGAGGTAGTGGGCGAGGCCCGTGCCAACGACGCCATCTCCCTCTTCATGAACAGCCTCGAACGGGCGGCGGCCTTCCGCGCGCCGAGGCTGGAGTTCATCGAGGAGACCGGGGAGGACGCCTACCGTTTTCGTCTGCATGTCCCCCTCAGGGGGACCACCGGAACCGGGGAGGGCACGGATGGCCCTGAGTGA
- the aroK gene encoding shikimate kinase AroK, whose amino-acid sequence MQAPDRIILVGPMGVGKTTVGRQLARALNRPFQDADRAIEERTGASIPWIFDIEGEEGFRSRERGILDELTREPELVLATGGGAVLDPDTRRKLAERGYVIYLYAPAGHLYERTRYDRNRPLLQTEDPRARLEALMAERDPLYRETAHRVVETGNRPARAVVREIIRPWREE is encoded by the coding sequence ATGCAAGCACCCGATCGAATCATCCTCGTGGGCCCCATGGGCGTGGGCAAGACCACCGTGGGGCGGCAGCTCGCCCGCGCCCTGAATCGGCCCTTCCAGGATGCCGATCGCGCCATCGAGGAGCGGACCGGGGCCAGTATCCCCTGGATCTTCGACATCGAGGGCGAGGAGGGCTTTCGCAGCCGCGAGCGCGGGATCCTCGACGAGCTGACCCGGGAGCCCGAGCTGGTGCTCGCCACCGGCGGCGGCGCCGTCCTCGATCCCGATACCCGCCGGAAGCTGGCCGAGCGGGGTTATGTCATCTATCTCTACGCCCCGGCGGGCCACCTCTACGAGCGGACCCGTTACGACCGCAACCGCCCCCTGCTCCAGACCGAGGACCCCCGCGCCCGCCTGGAGGCACTCATGGCCGAGCGCGATCCCCTCTATCGCGAAACGGCCCATCGCGTGGTGGAGACCGGGAACCGGCCGGCGCGGGCCGTGGTCCGCGAGATCATCCGCCCCTGGCGCGAGGAGTGA
- the aroB gene encoding 3-dehydroquinate synthase has translation MEQLEVDLGERSYPIHIGPGLLEHGERVRAGIRGHQALVVTNTTVGPLYAERVEQALAGLEVERVELPDGEAYKTLDQLDPVFTRLLERGFERGATIVALGGGVVGDMAGFAAACYQRGVPFVQVPTTLLAQVDSSVGGKTGVNHRLGKNMIGAFHQPRAVVIDTDTLATLDERQFAAGLAEVIKYGVIGDADFFAWLEEHMGALTERDPAALTTAIRRSCEAKAAIVAADEREGGQRALLNLGHTFGHAIETGIGYGRWLHGEAVAVGSLMAAELARRLGWLSDEEVHRIEALTVRAGLPTRAPADLSRARFLELMRVDKKARGGEIRLVLPTAIGNATVTADYDPEALAATLDEHHALPARSVSRG, from the coding sequence ATGGAACAACTGGAAGTCGACCTCGGCGAACGCAGCTACCCCATCCACATCGGCCCCGGCCTGCTGGAGCACGGGGAGCGGGTGCGCGCCGGGATCCGGGGCCACCAGGCGCTGGTGGTGACCAATACCACCGTGGGCCCGCTCTATGCCGAACGGGTGGAGCAGGCGCTGGCGGGGCTGGAGGTGGAGCGGGTGGAACTCCCCGACGGCGAGGCCTACAAGACCTTGGACCAGCTGGACCCCGTCTTCACCCGCCTGCTGGAGCGCGGCTTCGAGCGCGGTGCCACCATCGTCGCCCTGGGGGGCGGCGTGGTGGGGGACATGGCCGGCTTTGCCGCCGCCTGCTACCAGCGCGGCGTCCCCTTCGTCCAGGTGCCCACCACCCTGCTCGCCCAGGTGGACTCCTCGGTGGGCGGCAAGACCGGGGTCAACCACCGTCTGGGCAAGAACATGATCGGCGCCTTCCACCAGCCCCGGGCCGTGGTCATCGATACCGACACCCTCGCCACCCTGGACGAGCGCCAGTTCGCCGCCGGCCTGGCGGAGGTCATCAAGTACGGCGTCATCGGTGACGCCGACTTCTTCGCCTGGCTGGAGGAGCACATGGGGGCGCTCACCGAGCGCGACCCGGCGGCGCTCACCACCGCTATCCGCCGCTCCTGCGAGGCCAAGGCGGCCATCGTCGCCGCCGACGAGCGTGAGGGCGGCCAGCGCGCCCTCCTGAATCTCGGCCACACCTTCGGCCACGCCATCGAGACCGGGATCGGCTACGGCCGCTGGCTCCACGGCGAGGCGGTGGCCGTGGGCAGCCTGATGGCCGCCGAGCTGGCCCGGCGCCTGGGCTGGCTGAGCGACGAAGAGGTCCACCGCATCGAGGCGCTCACCGTGCGCGCCGGCCTGCCCACCCGGGCCCCGGCGGATCTCTCCCGGGCGCGCTTCCTGGAACTCATGCGAGTGGACAAGAAGGCCCGGGGCGGCGAGATCCGGCTGGTCCTGCCCACCGCCATCGGGAACGCGACGGTGACCGCCGACTACGATCCGGAGGCCCTGGCCGCCACCCTGGACGAACACCACGCCCTGCCGGCCCGCTCCGTATCGCGTGGATAG